tggacccatttggttctaatcagtttatgtcatgtcctccggctgtgtcattctttcaaagttgtgccctgcccccttccctcctgtttcagggGTGGGTCAGGGACGCCTTCCTGAGGAATCATCCTCTAAACCTAGAGCTGAAAGGTGTTTGGGAGTTTGGCCAAGGGAAGAGCAATGTGAAACTTCCAGGGTGCGCAAGAGCTCGAACTTCTGCAAATAGAGTGAGACTGGAGTGTCAAGTGCACAGCACAAGGTGACGGCCAAGGTGCTTCTGGACCTGGAGAGGGCCTTAGGAGCCAGATTCAGGACCCGGGACTGTCTCCTGTAAGAGAGACAAAGGGAGCCCCGAAGAGCTGCAGCTGGGGAGGGCACAAGCAGGGGGAGATCAGCCACTGCTGGGCTCCCTCAGGCCCTCCCCTCTCAGACAtcagctgggagctgggagctgactCTGGTTTGGCTCCAGCACTAAGTTTTGAGTAGCTGAAAGTCACTTCGCCTCGATAGCCCTCTGCTACCCAAAGAAGTCAGGTGTGGACCGGATGATCTTTAGGACCTGCTCTCCCCATTCTCCATGCCCAAACTAACCCTCTACCCACTTCTGGGGCTTCCCCAACTCCCTTAAAAACTCTCTTCCCTGTTTCCTGTCCCACAGCTGGTAACATCTTGGAGGAAAATTGCTTTTTCTCATCTCTCTCCACTAGACTGGGAGCTCCGAATAGGCAGCACTATGCCTAGTGTATCTGTTCATGCTTCCTCTTGCTAGACCTTGAACACAGTGGTGAATGCTTGGTGGAACAAAAGAACGGTCCCAGCCCTGTGCGCTGTTCGCATGTTTGTGTTTGATCCCCATGACTGCCTGAGGCGTACCAGTGCAGGGAATTTTAGCTGCCATTTTGCTGATGAGAAGAGGGGCTTCGAAGAGCTCGTGGAGCTGTGAACTCAAGCTCTGAAGCCAACTCTCTGGGTTCAAGTCCAGCTCTTTCACTTAGCAGCTGTTTGGCAAGCCACTTAATCTCCCTAAACctgtattttcttaattataagtCGGGGATAATAACATCTACTTCACAGGATTGCTACAAAGGTTAAAGGGAGATGGCATATAACATGTATAATAAGCATGCAATAAATGCTAGTTATTTTTATTCTCAGGCCAGCATCCTTTCTCCTCCCCAaatgttaccgagtccaagctcgccctgctcgccgcacgacaggccaataaatcgggagacgaggtgttgaggcaagaaatactttattcagaaagccggcagactgagaagatggtggactagggtCCCCCAAAAAACATCTtatggggtctggatgccagtttcttttatagaacagagacggggaggaggtgaggaagtaaagtaaaaatgcCATTTATCTTGCAAAATAGGAGTGGATGTGTTAATCTCTTCTTTTGTGCAGCCACTCACAGATGGACAGGGTCAGAATGTCTCTCTGTGAgatgaacaaaggcactttaatttaacaggcagaggggcagggttccctgtggCAGGATGCTCACAGCTATAGAcagtgattataataacaaatacAACGataagcaaaggttaaagtaaaagaaacagatccaacaggGAGTCAGAACTGGCTCTTCCCTGCTACACAAACAGCAGCTCCAAGACGTAAGAAGATTACTTCAAGGCTGCGGCTGGGGCCACCCCTCCCCAGACCCGGCTGGTGCAAGGATGCGTTGGTCAGCGCGGGACTGACGCCAGGCTGCCTGCACAGCCAGCGCGCCCCATGAGCCTCACGTGAATAAGCGAGCGCGCAGGCGCCCCCAACCGGCGCCCATTGGCCGGCACCCCGCCGCCCTGGATctgagggagggacggagggagggccCCCCAgggctccccccaacccccacacCCAGCCCCCTGGCCGCGGGCTGCTCAGCCCGGTCGGGTGGGCCGGGCGTCTGTCAGAGCGTGAGGACGGGACGCGGGCTTCGCCCTCGCCATGGCGCCTTGGCTGCAGCTGCTGTTGCTTTTGGGGCTGCTCCCGGGCGCCGCTCCGGCCCCCACCGAGCCCCGAGCGGCCGGCGCGCAGGCCTGGGAGCTGGCGTCCCCGGAGCTGCTGGAGCCCGCCCGCTTCGCCCTAGAGATGTACAACCGCGGCCGGGCTGCCAGGACGCGGGCCGCGCTGAGGGTCGTGCGCGGTCGCGTCCGCCGGGTGAGGACGCgctgggggcggcggcggcggcgggtggGGGGCCGGTGCGGGGTGAGCGGGGCTCTCGTCCGAGGGCTGGGAGCTTTGGGGTAGACTTGGGGCGGGGGCGTTGGACGCCTGACTTGGGATGGGGGCGTTGGACCTCTACAGATTGGGAAGGGGAACGGCACAGTGGGGCTGTGAGCCCCACGAAGGCCGGACTGAGGAGGGAGTGGCTGTGCCCGCCTCACGgcgcccccctccacccccgaTCCAGGCGGGCCGGGGGTCGCTGTACTCCCTGAAGGCGACCCTGGTGGAGCCGCCCTGCAACGACCCCACGGTGTGCCAGCTCCCTGTGTCCAAGAAAACCCTGGTGAGTGATGGGGTTCCTGCGATACCTTGCCCCCAGACTGAGTCTGGCAGTAGTTGGGGTGATCCGTCAAGTCTACAGGCAGGGATCTGAGGCCGCAGTTACCCCACCGTGAGTCACTCCCCAGGCCTGGAAAGGCCAGAGACCAAGATGCTGTAAAAGGGAGGGTGTCTGGGTGCTCACTCCCGTACAGTGCCTCGCTCTCCCCTATGGGGTTGGTTGCCTTGGAGGTGGTCCTCACTGGGGGACCCTCCGGCTCCATCTTGCCAAGGCCAtgctcctgtcccagccccctgacaggcttcctcctcttcctccagcttTGCAGCTTTGAAGTCCTGGATGAGCTGGGGAAACGCATGCTGCTGAGGCGGGACTGTGGCCCAGTGGATACCAAGATTACAGGTGCTGGGATAGCCCAGGGATGCTGGGATAGCTCAGGTCAGACTTCTTTCAGGGGTCAGTCCTGATCCTTCTCTGTTCTAACCCTCTCCAGATGAAAAAAATGAGACTTTCAGTTCATTCCTTCCACTGTTGAACAAGGATCCCCTGCCCCAGGTGAGGAGCCTGTTTGTCAGGGGAACTGGCTGCTGCCTTATAtttcctctcttcccctcaccctgacctggggctcccgGGTCATTCTGAGAAGGACGCCTTGTAAAGACCCCTCTGCCTTTCCAGGACTTTTCTGTGAAGATGGCTTCAATCTTCAAGGACTTTGTCACCACCTATAACCGGACATATGATACGACAGAGGGTGAGGACCTAGCCTTGGCTGTACCTGTCCCGATCAGATCAGGACCTTCGCCCCAACTTGGCACCTTGgtgtgggagaggggaagggcACAAGGGGCAGTGCATCCTTTCAAGGGCCCCTAAATCCCCAGCTTCTTGCTCAGCCTCCCAGGACTTGGCAGCCCCTTCTCCCATCTGATTTTCCTAGCCAGAAACCACAGGTCTCCATCATCCTGGGTAGAGTGGGATGGGGCAAAGGCCAGATTTTCTCTGCTGGAGGACCCCTGGCATGGTGGTCTTTTCCCACAACCTCCTATCTCAGGACGTCCTCTGGAGCCCATTTTGGTTCTGCCTTCATACCTGGGAAGTCATCACCCCGGTTTGGCCCCATTATTATCACTTGCAGGTCTGGCCCCCTACCCTCACCCACCCCAGGGTTCTGCCCTTCTTGAAATAAGCTTCAGGCCTGATCCAGAGCTTACCATTCCCCAGGGAAACCTCTGCCTCTTATCCCCAAGCACCTCTCCTTTTATGATCTGCCTGGGGCCCAAGCCTCTCTTCCACTCCGTGTTCCTCAGAAGCCAGGTGGCGCATGTCCGTCTTTGCCAATAACATGGTGCGAGCGCAGAAGATCCAGGCCCTGGACCGTGGCACAGCTCGGTATGGGGTCACCAAGTTCAGTGACCTTACAGGTAGGGGTGGTGGCCAGAGCTGTCATGGTACCTGGAAGAGACAGGGCCTGCTCCCAAGGCCCCTGGTCAGGACTGGCTTAGAATACTTTTTTCCCATCCCCTGCCCACAGAGGAGGAGTTCCGTACCATCTACCTGAATCCCCTCCTAAAAGAGGAGCCTGGCAAGAAGATGCGCCCAGCCCAGTCCATCCCTGACCTTCCTCCACCTGAGTGGGACTGGAGGAGTAAGGGGGCTGTCACCAAAGTCAAGAACCAGGTTGGACCCCCAAGAAGTGAGGATGGGACATGAGGACTGCACTGACGTTTGGAAGGGACCCAGCCCTGAACTCTCCCTGTCTCTTGCAGGGCATGTGCGGTTCCTGCTGGGCCTTCTCAGTCACAGGCAACGTGGAGGGCCAGTGGTTCCTAAAACGGGGGGCCCTGCTCTCCCTCTCTGAGCAGGGTGAGCATCCCGCTCTGcccaccctgtccccagcccagcccctccgGAGGGCTCCTCGGGACCAGCCTTGTGTCTCCTAGAGCTCTTGGACTGTGACAAGGTGGACAAGGCCTGCCTGGGCGGCTTGCCCTCCAACGCCTACTCAGCCATAAGGACTCTGGGTATGCGTTCATGGGCTTCAGGGGGGCAGCGAGAGCCCCAGCTCCCTCTACAGGAAGGCACTTTGGGAGGGGAGAGACATGAGCGTGGCAGTCACGTGAAGTGGGTCCAAGTCTTAATGCTGACCCTTACCGGCTGAagaccttgggcaggtcagcTCTTTCAGAGCCTCAGTTGTCTCACCTGGGAAATGGGGCTCCTCATGCCCACTTTGTAGGATCGTCTTAAGTGTCAAGTGAGGAAATATATGTAAAGTTCCTGGTGCACAGCAGGGGGTCTCGGTCTTTTCACTGCTTGGCGGTCTGTATTTCTATAATACTGCTAAACCG
This region of Mesoplodon densirostris isolate mMesDen1 chromosome 7, mMesDen1 primary haplotype, whole genome shotgun sequence genomic DNA includes:
- the CTSF gene encoding cathepsin F isoform X2; the encoded protein is MAPWLQLLLLLGLLPGAAPAPTEPRAAGAQAWELASPELLEPARFALEMYNRGRAARTRAALRVVRGRVRRAGRGSLYSLKATLVEPPCNDPTVCQLPVSKKTLLCSFEVLDELGKRMLLRRDCGPVDTKITDEKNETFSSFLPLLNKDPLPQDFSVKMASIFKDFVTTYNRTYDTTEEARWRMSVFANNMVRAQKIQALDRGTARYGVTKFSDLTEEEFRTIYLNPLLKEEPGKKMRPAQSIPDLPPPEWDWRSKGAVTKVKNQGMCGSCWAFSVTGNVEGQWFLKRGALLSLSEQELLDCDKVDKACLGGLPSNAYSAIRTLGGLETEDDYSYRGHLQACSFSAEKAKVYINDSVELSRNEQKLAPYSSSPAQFYRHGISHPLRPLCSPWLIDHAVLLVGYGNRSATPFWAIKNSWGTDWGEEGYYYLHRGSGACGVNIMASSAVVD
- the CTSF gene encoding cathepsin F isoform X1, producing MAPWLQLLLLLGLLPGAAPAPTEPRAAGAQAWELASPELLEPARFALEMYNRGRAARTRAALRVVRGRVRRAGRGSLYSLKATLVEPPCNDPTVCQLPVSKKTLLCSFEVLDELGKRMLLRRDCGPVDTKITDEKNETFSSFLPLLNKDPLPQDFSVKMASIFKDFVTTYNRTYDTTEEARWRMSVFANNMVRAQKIQALDRGTARYGVTKFSDLTEEEFRTIYLNPLLKEEPGKKMRPAQSIPDLPPPEWDWRSKGAVTKVKNQGMCGSCWAFSVTGNVEGQWFLKRGALLSLSEQELLDCDKVDKACLGGLPSNAYSAIRTLGGLETEDDYSYRGHLQACSFSAEKAKVYINDSVELSRNEQKLAAWLAQKGPISVAINAFGMQFYRHGISHPLRPLCSPWLIDHAVLLVGYGNRSATPFWAIKNSWGTDWGEEGYYYLHRGSGACGVNIMASSAVVD
- the CTSF gene encoding cathepsin F isoform X3, with amino-acid sequence MAPWLQLLLLLGLLPGAAPAPTEPRAAGAQAWELASPELLEPARFALEMYNRGRAARTRAALRVVRGRVRRAGRGSLYSLKATLVEPPCNDPTVCQLPVSKKTLLCSFEVLDELGKRMLLRRDCGPVDTKITDEKNETFSSFLPLLNKDPLPQDFSVKMASIFKDFVTTYNRTYDTTEEEEFRTIYLNPLLKEEPGKKMRPAQSIPDLPPPEWDWRSKGAVTKVKNQGMCGSCWAFSVTGNVEGQWFLKRGALLSLSEQELLDCDKVDKACLGGLPSNAYSAIRTLGGLETEDDYSYRGHLQACSFSAEKAKVYINDSVELSRNEQKLAAWLAQKGPISVAINAFGMQFYRHGISHPLRPLCSPWLIDHAVLLVGYGNRSATPFWAIKNSWGTDWGEEGYYYLHRGSGACGVNIMASSAVVD